One genomic segment of Vigna radiata var. radiata cultivar VC1973A unplaced genomic scaffold, Vradiata_ver6 scaffold_246, whole genome shotgun sequence includes these proteins:
- the LOC106778271 gene encoding heat stress transcription factor A-5, which yields MEGTGSGSGSSGPAAPAGPAPFLLKTYEMVDDSSTEEIVSWSSNNNTFIVWNPAEFSRLLLPTFFKHNNFSSFIRQLNTYGFRKVHPERWEFANEDFVKDQKHLLKNIHRRKPIHSHSLTQPLVDSERSAFEEQIDKLSRDKATIQSNIFRFKQHHSAAKTYLEDLCLRLDGMEERQQNLLTFFQNALHNPTLLQQITRKIESMDLLAYNKKRRLPPRLDDRDHVAGNTLAECFGTEFGNVSHHEFSDKLTLELSPAVSEMNLVVSCSTQSSNEEGESPHNMMLPEIAEIAQTGESLNFEMHSCLSRTATASESPKLDSNNEDGDSYISCLLNLSLASSPLQAKRNTFPDRSTFPEFGKLDGSKFCADDIKEYDAGASSSRSLNEVTNLAEATPTAPVRVNDVFWEQFLTERPGCSDTEGSMSTHNVNAYVADQDEGRSVHRISGNVMDMDQLTL from the exons atggaggGAACAGGGTCAGGATCAGGTTCGTCAGGTCCGGCAGCTCCGGCAGGTCCAGCACCGTTCCTACTGAAAACATACGAGATGGTGGATGATTCATCGACGGAGGAAATAGTATCGTGGAGTTCCAACAACAACACCTTCATCGTTTGGAACCCTGCTGAATTTTCTCGCCTTCTTCTTCCCACCTTTTTCAAACACAACAACTTCTCCAGCTTCATCCGTCAGCTTAACACCTAT GGATTTAGAAAAGTACACCCTGAGCGATGGGAGTTTGCTAATGAAGAttttgtgaaagatcaaaagcaTCTTCTAAAGAATATTCACCGCAGGAAACCTATCCACAGTCACTCACTCACACAACCCCTCGTGGATTCGGAAAGGTCCGCATTTGAGGAACAGATAGACAAACTTTCACGTGACAAGGCCACCATTCAATCCAATATTTTCCGCTTCAAACAACACCACTCCGCTGCCAAGACTTATCTTGAAGATCTGTGTCTGCGATTGGATGGCATGGAGGAGAGGCAGCAAAATTTGCTCACCTTCTTTCAAAACGCTCTTCACAATCCTACTCTTCTTCAACAGATCACTCGCAAAATCGAGTCCATGGATTTGCTCGCTTATAACAAGAAAAGGCGATTACCTCCTCGGCTTGATGACCGTGACCACGTTGCTGGAAACACCTTAGCTGAATGTTTTGGAACGGAATTTGGAAATGTTTCTCATCATGAATTCTCCGATAAACTCACACTGGAACTGTCACCTGCTGTTTCAGAAATGAACTTGGTAGTGTCATGTAGTACACAGAGTTCAAATGAAGAAGGAGAAAGCCCACATAATATGATGCTACCTGAGATAGCAGAGATTGCACAGACCGGAGAGTCTCTTAATTTCGAGATGCATTCCTGTTTATCACGAACCGCCACAGCTTCCGAGAGCCCCAAATTGGACTCAAATAATGAAGATGGTGACAGTTATATATCCTGTCTTTTGAATCTATCTCTGGCATCTTCTCCACTACAAGCCAAGAGAAACACATTCCCAGATAGATCCACATTCCCAGAATTTGGCAAATTGGATGGATCAAAATTTTGTGCCGATGATATTAAAGAATATGACGCTGGAGCCTCTTCAAGCAGAAGTCTAAACGAGGTCACTAATTTAGCCGAGGCTACCCCAACTGCTCCAGTTAGAGTAAATGATGTCTTCTGGGAACAGTTCCTTACTGAAAGGCCAGGTTGTTCTGACACTGAAGGCTCAATGTCCACCCACAACGTAAATGCTTATGTTGCTGATCAAGATGAAGGGCGATCCGTTCATAGAATCTCTGGAAATGTTATGGACATGGATCAGCTCACACTCTGA